One Vibrio sp. CDRSL-10 TSBA genomic region harbors:
- a CDS encoding glycosyltransferase, with protein MSYSSAPPISLVTVSHGHEVYIRELVASLIKFWPSPFELILIDNLNSDAFDRWAEECNQQLSTVNSSIRLYKFSQPRSFSVGNNFAITKASHEHLFIINPDCQFINRSVQKWFIDHREKIDGNLFYPCLLNSDGSRQQNYNEWPCLTNQVMRLIRAKLGLPTGQRQKRRDWYFASAIITTKSTFSRLNGFDELFPLYCEDVDLCYKAKLLEIPCIPVESVRMIHHLGGEAMHKHLRKAIHSNVVWRYVRVRNYIRIKVLKKQYDQTWVKSSGDKTLY; from the coding sequence GTGTCTTATTCAAGTGCGCCGCCAATATCACTGGTCACCGTGTCTCACGGGCATGAAGTCTATATTCGCGAGCTGGTCGCTTCGCTGATCAAGTTTTGGCCATCACCGTTTGAGCTGATCCTGATTGACAACCTTAACAGTGATGCATTTGATCGCTGGGCTGAAGAGTGCAATCAGCAGCTGAGCACGGTGAACTCGTCGATCCGTTTATATAAATTCAGCCAGCCGAGATCGTTTAGTGTCGGCAATAACTTTGCCATCACCAAAGCGAGCCACGAGCATCTGTTTATTATCAATCCGGATTGCCAGTTCATTAACCGCTCGGTCCAGAAGTGGTTTATCGACCATCGTGAAAAAATCGACGGCAACTTGTTTTATCCCTGCTTACTCAATAGTGACGGCTCACGCCAGCAAAACTACAACGAATGGCCCTGTTTAACCAATCAGGTGATGCGTTTAATTCGCGCGAAACTGGGGCTGCCGACCGGGCAGCGGCAAAAACGGCGTGACTGGTATTTTGCTTCGGCCATTATTACCACCAAATCAACCTTTAGCCGCTTAAACGGCTTTGATGAGTTGTTTCCGCTTTATTGCGAGGATGTTGATTTGTGCTACAAAGCCAAATTACTCGAGATTCCTTGTATTCCGGTGGAGTCAGTCAGAATGATTCATCATTTGGGTGGTGAGGCGATGCACAAGCATCTGCGCAAAGCGATTCACTCTAATGTGGTGTGGCGCTATGTGCGGGTGCGCAATTATATCCGCATCAAGGTGCTGAAAAAGCAGTATGACCAAACATGGGTGAAATCCAGTGGCGACAAAACCCTGTATTGA
- a CDS encoding NAD-dependent epimerase/dehydratase family protein: MNVNKLGVTLLGATGFLGSAIAEELERSGINWIGVTVDSCDHPKIRSIAVENFDEVIEIINDYPIVINAAGALKPNDFENDLGIAAKKFWGTVEQFTSAFKSSKIDTLVHLSSAGTVYGELEQYSDPHREQSLLQPISWYGRMKVFEELHYEKISNALGTKFICARVSNPYGNKKKTKHGFIDVLINCIKEGKELYLYNDCDPIRDFIYAQDMSRMIVNMIITRKSGVYNVASGQSNSLSEIIDYVKAKNFPIKINKINSKPQHDVVSNVLDVSKAIDEDIYTNTMTVYDYIDIRLQDFNKKSA, encoded by the coding sequence ATGAATGTTAATAAATTAGGTGTTACATTACTTGGTGCGACTGGTTTTCTGGGATCGGCTATAGCAGAGGAATTAGAACGAAGTGGAATAAATTGGATAGGGGTGACAGTTGACAGTTGTGATCACCCCAAGATTCGTTCTATTGCAGTTGAAAACTTTGATGAAGTTATCGAAATTATTAATGACTACCCGATAGTTATTAATGCTGCTGGTGCATTAAAACCTAACGATTTTGAAAATGATTTAGGAATTGCAGCCAAAAAGTTTTGGGGAACAGTAGAGCAATTTACATCGGCTTTTAAAAGTTCAAAAATTGATACACTTGTTCATTTGTCATCAGCTGGGACTGTTTATGGAGAGTTAGAGCAGTACAGCGATCCGCACCGTGAACAAAGTTTACTTCAGCCAATTTCTTGGTATGGAAGAATGAAGGTGTTCGAAGAACTACATTACGAAAAAATTAGTAATGCTTTGGGGACCAAATTCATATGTGCGCGCGTATCTAACCCATATGGTAATAAAAAGAAAACTAAACATGGATTTATTGACGTATTAATAAATTGCATAAAAGAAGGCAAAGAATTATATCTATATAATGATTGTGACCCTATTCGTGATTTTATTTATGCTCAAGATATGTCCAGAATGATAGTAAACATGATTATTACTAGGAAATCGGGTGTCTATAATGTTGCATCTGGTCAATCCAATAGTCTATCCGAAATTATTGATTATGTTAAAGCTAAAAATTTCCCTATAAAAATAAATAAAATCAATAGCAAGCCTCAGCATGATGTTGTTTCAAATGTTTTGGATGTATCAAAAGCGATAGATGAAGATATCTATACTAATACAATGACTGTATATGATTATATCGATATTAGATTACAAGATTTTAATAAGAAGTCAGCATGA
- a CDS encoding glycosyltransferase, with the protein MKSLKHHLSVSLISILPPRNSSLKVAWAGRFDEQKRPDLLIEIAKLMPETEFHVWGKAVLSKENYDFSSCQNIKLHGLYGSIDEVLHQGCNVYLYTSGWDGIPTILLDMVDLGLPIVASNVGGVSEALPEWSLVDGNGNAQAYVDKMMSISNNISDYCVDMLNHKKSLMNECTTEIYNTKIGKR; encoded by the coding sequence TTGAAGTCGTTAAAACACCATTTGAGTGTAAGTTTAATCAGTATACTCCCGCCGAGAAACAGCAGTCTTAAAGTTGCTTGGGCTGGTCGTTTTGATGAACAAAAAAGACCTGACTTACTGATTGAAATTGCTAAGTTAATGCCAGAAACTGAATTTCATGTCTGGGGTAAAGCTGTTCTATCCAAGGAAAATTATGATTTTTCATCTTGTCAAAATATTAAGCTACATGGCTTATACGGAAGTATAGATGAGGTTTTGCACCAAGGATGTAACGTATATCTATATACGTCAGGCTGGGATGGCATACCTACTATATTATTAGATATGGTAGATCTAGGTTTACCTATTGTTGCTAGTAACGTTGGCGGAGTTTCTGAAGCATTACCAGAATGGTCTTTGGTTGACGGCAATGGAAATGCTCAAGCGTACGTAGATAAGATGATGAGTATATCGAATAATATATCTGACTATTGTGTTGATATGCTCAATCACAAAAAATCACTTATGAATGAATGTACTACGGAAATATATAATACTAAGATTGGAAAAAGATAA
- a CDS encoding glycosyltransferase has translation MTSLPSLDVVITAHKEGDLLLPTFISAQKSIKCLKEAFNVQVSILIFLDNPDEITQQVARELSKKYDLFLVEGSNGDPGLSRNQAISICRSDMIALLDGDDLWSENWLFSVYKDIQTSLENGHSIDDLIYHPEYNLIFGGHNAFVSSGKY, from the coding sequence ATGACTAGTTTGCCAAGTCTAGATGTAGTTATTACCGCTCATAAGGAAGGGGATCTACTTCTTCCTACGTTTATTAGCGCTCAGAAGTCAATCAAGTGTCTTAAAGAGGCATTTAATGTACAGGTTTCTATACTCATTTTTCTTGATAATCCTGATGAGATTACACAGCAAGTGGCAAGAGAGCTGTCTAAGAAGTACGATTTATTTTTAGTTGAGGGTAGCAACGGCGATCCCGGTTTATCTCGAAATCAAGCTATTTCAATTTGTCGTAGTGATATGATTGCATTACTTGATGGCGATGATTTGTGGTCAGAGAATTGGCTTTTTTCTGTATATAAAGATATACAGACATCGCTTGAAAATGGTCATTCTATTGATGATCTAATTTATCATCCTGAATACAACCTCATCTTTGGTGGACATAATGCCTTTGTTTCGTCAGGGAAATATTGA
- a CDS encoding HAD-IA family hydrolase gives MNYRAMIKRRFPRVERTLRRNPQLMKLAVNVEGRLLQRKMKKLSQSYAVSGIAIDTHHLQLLADAKQHGLFDFGWYCQVQNRQFRTEQEAFSDYLHKSRFSSVSPSPAFDNLTYQKHNIDVYHSNISPLAHYLQSGHSEGRITAPFAPKWTPTSTLDITPDTKLLKQAKVAVCLHIFYEDFIPYYARCLRDFPAQVDLFISVSDKAYQAAIDEHLAPLAAVQNIEVAEVPNRGRNFGPLLVEFGRKLLDYDLFCHLHSKKSLYSGRPQTQWADYLGEYLLKDHAVIARVMTQMLQDSECGLYYPTSFSMMPDWVNHWLKNKPFKGEFFDAWDLQDHSEFLAYPVGGMFWAKPEALRPLLEKEYQYSDFPAEPLPNDGSQLHALERCIGLLAERNGYSQLFFHPELACFTQDKGYLFTNYVSTQQQLLHKVQMFDVISFDVFDTLVRRSHYVPDYAKLKLGQYLVSQGVVSDAKAFVQERNQAEFLVRQDKQFQGDVTIFETYQKLAALQNWTEQQAHEYAELEFAYDLEMIESKDEVVDVLNQLIGMGKTVYIISDTYYTEYQIILMLRKAGVTNGYRLFVSSQLGLRKDNATMWSYISDELKDKSRFVHIGDNAVADAQLPGDFGLANLHILNPIDKWQAAGWDNPFAGGNELNEQQILKWGPLISQFGRFPFLGE, from the coding sequence ATGAATTACAGAGCAATGATTAAGCGCCGCTTTCCGCGAGTCGAGCGCACATTACGCCGCAATCCGCAGCTGATGAAACTGGCTGTGAATGTTGAAGGCCGGCTGCTGCAGCGTAAAATGAAAAAACTGTCGCAGAGCTATGCTGTCAGCGGTATCGCCATAGATACTCATCATCTGCAGTTACTGGCCGACGCCAAACAGCATGGGCTGTTTGATTTTGGCTGGTATTGCCAGGTGCAGAATCGTCAGTTTCGAACGGAGCAGGAAGCGTTCAGCGATTATCTGCACAAAAGCCGTTTTTCTTCTGTCAGCCCGAGCCCTGCTTTTGATAACCTGACTTATCAGAAACACAATATTGACGTTTATCACAGCAATATCAGCCCATTGGCGCACTATCTGCAGTCTGGTCACTCCGAAGGTCGTATCACTGCGCCGTTTGCACCCAAGTGGACACCGACCAGCACTCTGGATATCACGCCGGATACCAAACTGCTCAAGCAGGCTAAAGTGGCGGTTTGTCTGCATATCTTTTATGAAGATTTTATCCCTTACTACGCCCGTTGCCTGCGCGATTTTCCCGCTCAGGTGGACCTGTTTATCAGTGTCAGTGATAAAGCGTATCAGGCCGCCATTGATGAGCATTTAGCGCCATTGGCGGCGGTGCAGAATATTGAAGTGGCTGAAGTACCAAACCGCGGACGTAACTTTGGCCCTCTGCTGGTCGAGTTTGGCCGCAAGCTGCTCGATTACGATCTGTTTTGCCACCTGCACTCGAAAAAGTCGCTCTATTCGGGCCGTCCGCAGACGCAGTGGGCTGACTATCTCGGTGAGTACCTGCTCAAAGACCATGCGGTGATTGCGCGGGTCATGACCCAAATGCTGCAGGACAGTGAGTGCGGCCTTTACTACCCGACTTCATTTAGCATGATGCCGGACTGGGTTAATCACTGGCTCAAGAATAAACCGTTTAAAGGTGAATTTTTTGATGCCTGGGATCTGCAGGATCACTCTGAGTTTCTGGCTTACCCGGTCGGCGGTATGTTCTGGGCCAAACCTGAGGCGTTAAGGCCGCTGCTGGAGAAAGAGTACCAGTACAGTGATTTCCCGGCAGAGCCACTGCCGAATGATGGTTCGCAGCTGCATGCTTTAGAGCGTTGTATCGGCTTACTGGCGGAGCGCAACGGCTATTCTCAGCTGTTTTTCCACCCGGAACTGGCCTGCTTTACCCAGGATAAAGGCTATCTGTTTACCAATTACGTCAGCACCCAGCAGCAGCTGTTGCATAAAGTGCAGATGTTTGATGTTATCTCGTTCGATGTGTTTGATACCCTGGTGCGCCGCAGTCACTATGTGCCGGATTACGCCAAACTGAAATTAGGCCAGTATCTGGTGTCGCAAGGTGTGGTTAGTGATGCCAAAGCCTTTGTGCAGGAGCGTAACCAGGCTGAGTTTCTGGTTCGTCAGGACAAGCAGTTTCAGGGTGATGTGACCATTTTTGAAACCTATCAAAAGCTGGCTGCACTGCAAAACTGGACAGAGCAGCAGGCGCATGAGTACGCTGAGCTTGAATTTGCCTACGATCTGGAAATGATTGAGAGCAAGGATGAGGTGGTTGATGTCCTTAACCAGTTGATTGGTATGGGTAAAACCGTCTACATTATCTCCGATACCTATTATACCGAGTATCAGATTATCCTGATGCTGCGCAAGGCTGGTGTGACCAATGGCTACCGCTTGTTTGTGTCTTCTCAGCTCGGGCTGCGTAAAGATAACGCTACCATGTGGTCTTACATCAGTGATGAGCTGAAAGATAAGAGCCGTTTTGTCCATATTGGTGATAATGCGGTCGCCGATGCCCAGTTGCCGGGTGATTTTGGTTTAGCCAATTTGCATATTCTCAACCCGATCGATAAGTGGCAGGCTGCTGGCTGGGATAACCCGTTTGCTGGTGGTAACGAATTAAATGAACAACAAATTTTAAAATGGGGACCGCTGATCAGTCAGTTTGGCCGTTTCCCGTTTTTAGGTGAGTAA
- a CDS encoding glycosyltransferase family 2 protein, with translation MPAHNKKVKIVAIAKDEARYIVEWIYHHVYFGFDAFDIYVNNTSDGTVAILTRLAEKFDINIIMADDLYRSAPANFQTNAYNQSLQQADSDEFSHLAFLDIDEFWTPKDFSTGIHELLAEADNYDVLLFNWAIHRSETEFSRCFSQVNALITDHHVKSIVKVGCQARAGIHNAYGANLAYANSDLEPAVFADDVKAKIKAEHHLAPNVFVVHRVYRSQVEYVSMLGRGRPRGDRFKSNRTGYYLNNDQGYQFTVSPDKLETYYIGYEALIEECALEAMLADAQQFVMQRYHNLVKSIQHGVTYTEAKVLLRALKNISLPEISGMITLLDEKVNQMKIFQIGFNKAATASIYHYFKNDGFKALHWEGGNLSKTIKSNFEKGLPLLTGYEDFQVFTDMEHREEDQTAFYSAEQYFKELDQQYPNSIFILNYRDVDKWVQSRQNHPGYLQKTVNSTGMTPAEVVDEWKRNYSRHIEAVKQYFKDKSNLIVIDLDQDDSQKLYRELTERGIELSQKELPHTHKTKPAVSEQNKHIDAVRDAALFFAQDNIEVAYMLMKVAHELRPQGAVIAQKLNEFEAKLAADD, from the coding sequence ATGCCTGCTCACAATAAAAAAGTAAAAATCGTTGCGATTGCTAAAGATGAAGCCAGATACATTGTGGAATGGATTTATCACCATGTTTATTTTGGTTTTGATGCATTTGATATTTATGTAAATAACACTTCAGATGGCACTGTGGCTATTCTGACCCGCTTGGCGGAGAAGTTTGATATCAATATCATTATGGCAGATGATTTATATCGTTCGGCCCCAGCTAACTTTCAGACCAATGCATACAATCAGTCATTACAGCAGGCAGATAGCGATGAATTCTCGCATCTTGCTTTTCTGGATATTGATGAGTTTTGGACGCCGAAGGATTTTTCGACCGGAATCCACGAATTGTTGGCGGAAGCTGATAACTACGATGTTTTGCTGTTTAACTGGGCCATTCACCGCAGTGAAACTGAATTCAGCCGCTGTTTTTCGCAAGTGAATGCATTGATAACCGATCACCACGTAAAATCGATCGTGAAAGTGGGTTGTCAGGCGAGAGCCGGTATTCACAATGCCTATGGCGCCAATTTAGCGTATGCCAATAGTGATCTTGAACCCGCAGTTTTTGCTGACGACGTCAAAGCCAAAATTAAAGCAGAGCACCATCTGGCACCTAACGTATTTGTTGTGCACCGTGTGTACCGCAGTCAGGTTGAATATGTCTCAATGCTTGGCCGGGGCCGTCCGCGAGGGGATCGCTTTAAGTCCAACCGTACTGGTTATTATCTTAATAATGACCAGGGTTATCAGTTTACGGTTTCTCCCGATAAGTTAGAGACTTATTACATCGGCTATGAGGCTTTGATTGAAGAGTGTGCTTTAGAGGCGATGCTTGCCGATGCTCAGCAGTTTGTGATGCAGCGTTATCATAACTTGGTGAAGTCGATTCAGCACGGTGTGACGTACACCGAAGCTAAAGTTTTATTGCGGGCGTTAAAAAACATTTCCCTGCCAGAAATCTCAGGGATGATTACTCTGCTGGATGAGAAAGTTAACCAAATGAAAATCTTCCAAATTGGCTTTAATAAAGCCGCGACGGCCAGCATTTATCACTATTTTAAAAATGATGGCTTTAAAGCGCTGCATTGGGAAGGTGGTAATTTATCCAAAACAATTAAGTCTAACTTTGAGAAGGGCTTGCCGTTACTGACCGGTTATGAGGACTTTCAGGTGTTCACTGATATGGAGCATCGTGAGGAAGACCAAACGGCTTTTTACAGTGCAGAGCAGTACTTCAAAGAGTTGGATCAGCAGTATCCGAATTCAATTTTTATCTTGAATTACCGGGATGTCGATAAATGGGTGCAGAGCCGACAAAATCATCCGGGTTATTTGCAAAAAACCGTCAACAGCACAGGCATGACGCCGGCAGAGGTTGTTGATGAGTGGAAACGTAACTATTCCCGTCATATCGAGGCAGTAAAACAGTACTTTAAGGATAAATCTAACTTAATTGTTATTGATCTGGACCAAGATGACAGCCAGAAGCTTTATCGCGAATTAACGGAACGTGGTATCGAGTTAAGTCAAAAAGAACTGCCCCACACACACAAAACTAAGCCAGCCGTCTCTGAACAGAATAAACACATTGATGCCGTGCGTGATGCTGCGCTGTTTTTTGCTCAAGACAACATCGAAGTCGCTTACATGCTGATGAAAGTCGCACATGAATTGCGCCCGCAGGGGGCAGTGATTGCGCAGAAGTTAAATGAGTTTGAAGCAAAGCTGGCTGCTGATGATTAA
- a CDS encoding glycosyltransferase family 2 protein, whose protein sequence is MATKPCIDIVLATYNGERFVAQQISSLQNCRRYAELVARVIVVDDGSSDQTRAIIARLQQSDQRIEWHVNRGPLHGPCANFNFGLGLTTADYIMLCDQDDIWHANKIARSFQAISSQAITAREIIQAQRPALVFSDKRIVDQDLNELCPSFFQLRNISRQWHHCTESLLQQNVASGCTMLFNRQLLQLALPIPPAAFMHDWWLILVAKLNGEVVFIDEPLIDYRQHSNNSLGAKSHTVCYLIFNFFSHFNRFEKNFWHTVRQAEALSSQFSESGVNLVPFTEVRCLSYGKRLRLFLQGDIRQHSWKGQIALLLTLLKGYR, encoded by the coding sequence GTGGCGACAAAACCCTGTATTGATATTGTGCTCGCTACGTATAACGGTGAACGTTTTGTTGCGCAGCAAATTAGCTCACTGCAAAACTGCCGGCGTTACGCAGAGTTGGTGGCGCGCGTAATCGTGGTCGACGATGGCTCATCAGACCAGACTCGGGCGATTATTGCCCGCTTGCAACAAAGCGATCAGCGGATTGAATGGCATGTTAATCGCGGCCCGCTGCATGGCCCATGCGCCAACTTTAATTTTGGCCTCGGCCTCACCACAGCAGATTACATTATGCTGTGCGATCAGGATGACATCTGGCACGCCAATAAAATTGCGCGCTCTTTTCAGGCTATCTCTAGTCAGGCTATAACAGCCCGGGAAATCATCCAAGCTCAGCGGCCAGCATTAGTGTTCAGCGACAAACGCATTGTCGATCAGGATCTCAATGAGTTGTGCCCGAGCTTTTTTCAGCTGCGTAATATCTCCCGCCAGTGGCATCACTGCACGGAAAGCTTACTGCAGCAGAATGTCGCCTCCGGCTGCACCATGTTGTTCAACCGCCAATTACTGCAACTGGCACTGCCGATTCCGCCCGCAGCCTTTATGCATGACTGGTGGTTAATCCTGGTGGCTAAATTAAACGGCGAGGTGGTGTTTATCGATGAGCCGCTTATCGATTACCGTCAGCACAGCAATAATAGCCTGGGCGCAAAGTCACACACAGTCTGTTATCTAATATTCAATTTTTTTAGTCACTTTAACAGGTTCGAGAAGAATTTCTGGCACACAGTAAGACAAGCAGAAGCACTGTCATCACAATTTAGTGAGAGTGGAGTTAATCTTGTTCCCTTTACTGAGGTAAGGTGTCTGTCTTATGGGAAACGTTTACGACTTTTCCTTCAAGGAGATATCCGACAGCACAGCTGGAAAGGTCAGATTGCGTTGTTATTAACTCTTCTTAAAGGTTATCGTTAA
- the rfbA gene encoding glucose-1-phosphate thymidylyltransferase RfbA has translation MNLNVESPINPYGRKGIILAGGSGTRLYPLTQVVSKQLMPVYDKPMIHYPLANLIMAGIREICIITTQEEQHRFQRLLGDGSQWGVSLEYVVQPSPDGLAQAFILAEEFLAGAPAALILGDNLFYGHDLAKSFRNANAHGSGATIFGYHVADPTSYGVVEFDCEGKVLSIEEKPQQPKSNYAVPGVYFFDHNVVEYAKRVEPSARGELEITDLIEQYLQAGTLNVEVMGRGTAWLDTGTLDDLLDAAVFIRAIEKRQGLKVNSPAEVAYRMGFIGEEEIRRIAEPLRKSGYGDYLLGLLEHKVF, from the coding sequence ATGAATTTAAACGTCGAATCGCCGATTAATCCGTATGGACGCAAAGGGATTATTCTGGCCGGTGGCTCAGGCACCCGTCTTTACCCGCTTACTCAGGTGGTCAGCAAACAGCTGATGCCGGTGTATGATAAACCAATGATCCACTACCCGCTGGCCAACCTGATTATGGCCGGCATCCGTGAGATCTGCATCATTACTACTCAAGAAGAGCAGCACCGCTTCCAGCGCCTGCTCGGTGACGGCTCGCAGTGGGGTGTATCGCTGGAATACGTGGTGCAACCTTCACCAGACGGCTTAGCGCAGGCGTTTATTCTGGCGGAAGAGTTCCTGGCGGGCGCACCAGCAGCGCTGATCCTGGGCGATAACCTGTTCTACGGCCATGATTTAGCGAAATCATTCCGTAATGCCAACGCGCATGGCAGCGGTGCGACCATCTTTGGTTACCACGTGGCGGATCCAACCTCTTATGGTGTGGTTGAGTTTGATTGCGAAGGCAAAGTGCTGTCGATTGAAGAGAAGCCGCAGCAGCCGAAATCTAACTATGCAGTACCGGGTGTATACTTCTTTGATCATAATGTTGTTGAGTACGCCAAACGAGTGGAGCCTTCTGCGCGTGGCGAACTGGAAATCACCGACCTGATTGAGCAGTACCTGCAAGCCGGCACTCTTAACGTTGAAGTTATGGGGCGCGGCACCGCCTGGCTGGATACCGGCACGCTGGATGACCTGCTCGATGCGGCGGTCTTTATCCGCGCGATTGAAAAGCGGCAGGGCCTTAAGGTCAATAGCCCGGCCGAAGTGGCTTATCGCATGGGCTTTATCGGTGAAGAAGAAATTCGCCGCATTGCCGAACCACTGCGTAAATCCGGTTACGGTGATTACCTGCTAGGCCTGCTGGAGCACAAAGTATTTTAA
- a CDS encoding ABC transporter ATP-binding protein — MSLKQSWLLMIKLQNLTKYYPSELGKQYVFKDINFTLPEGHNVALLGSNGAGKSTLFRIIAGSEYPNTGKVVTDKAISWPVALATGIHPQMTGRENTRFIGRVNGVANLDEYEEKVKRFAELGVKYDLLVKNYSSGMRSRLAFGCCIAIDFDVYLIDEATSVGDQKFRKKAKQALLDKSKTASVIMVSHDMKEIREFCDSAIILHQGTLTFYDDLERALKVYEEL, encoded by the coding sequence ATGAGTTTGAAGCAAAGCTGGCTGCTGATGATTAAACTGCAAAACCTGACTAAATATTATCCTTCAGAGCTGGGTAAACAGTACGTTTTTAAAGACATCAACTTTACCCTGCCTGAAGGTCATAATGTGGCCTTACTCGGCTCGAACGGTGCGGGTAAATCGACCTTGTTCCGCATTATTGCCGGCAGCGAATACCCCAACACCGGTAAAGTGGTAACCGACAAAGCCATTTCCTGGCCGGTGGCGCTTGCCACTGGCATTCACCCGCAGATGACCGGACGGGAAAATACCCGTTTTATCGGCCGGGTCAATGGGGTGGCCAATCTGGATGAGTACGAAGAAAAGGTAAAACGCTTTGCTGAGCTAGGGGTGAAGTATGATTTACTGGTAAAAAATTACTCCAGTGGTATGCGCTCCCGCTTAGCCTTTGGCTGCTGTATTGCGATTGATTTTGATGTCTATCTGATTGACGAGGCGACGTCGGTCGGTGATCAGAAGTTTCGTAAAAAAGCTAAGCAGGCACTGCTGGATAAGAGTAAAACCGCCAGTGTGATCATGGTCAGCCACGATATGAAGGAGATTCGTGAGTTTTGTGACAGTGCGATAATTCTCCATCAGGGCACGCTGACCTTTTATGACGATCTTGAGCGGGCATTAAAGGTATACGAAGAGCTGTGA
- a CDS encoding ABC transporter permease, with amino-acid sequence MALVEKRSTLKVWGDVIFAIFLREIKSKSNDKLGVAWSVVSPVAFIFMLSYIRGRMDGGETHGVPTFYFMVFGMILVQFFLGCIGSVSASIKKNKPLYAFRQVQPISSIVAIAGFELLIKLFVVLIIAILAYFLRINGQVDDLLEILLILLRVWLIATSLGVLFALAACYVPEIDKLRSLAMRPIFFISGIFFSLQDIPRDYWPYLTWNPLLHAVELARYAAYPQYGTEGVSYFYLDITTLVLTFFALACYHVSWKQAISR; translated from the coding sequence ATGGCCTTGGTTGAAAAACGCTCCACCCTGAAAGTGTGGGGCGATGTTATTTTTGCCATCTTTTTGCGCGAAATTAAAAGCAAATCGAACGATAAGCTCGGTGTGGCCTGGAGTGTGGTCTCGCCGGTCGCCTTTATTTTTATGCTGTCGTACATTCGCGGGCGAATGGATGGTGGTGAAACCCATGGTGTGCCGACCTTCTACTTTATGGTATTTGGCATGATCCTGGTGCAGTTTTTTCTCGGCTGTATCGGGTCAGTGTCCGCCTCGATCAAGAAGAATAAGCCGCTGTATGCGTTTCGTCAGGTGCAGCCAATCAGCTCCATTGTTGCTATTGCTGGTTTTGAGCTGCTGATTAAGCTGTTTGTGGTATTGATTATTGCCATACTGGCCTACTTCCTGCGGATTAATGGCCAGGTCGATGATTTATTGGAAATTTTATTGATCTTGCTACGGGTCTGGCTGATTGCAACCAGTCTTGGAGTACTGTTTGCATTGGCGGCTTGTTATGTACCAGAAATTGATAAATTGCGTTCACTGGCAATGCGGCCGATCTTCTTTATCTCCGGCATCTTTTTCAGCTTGCAGGATATTCCGCGTGACTACTGGCCATACCTGACCTGGAACCCGCTATTACATGCAGTGGAGCTGGCGCGTTATGCCGCTTATCCGCAGTATGGTACTGAAGGTGTCAGTTATTTTTATCTCGATATCACCACTCTGGTGCTGACCTTTTTCGCTCTGGCGTGTTACCACGTCAGCTGGAAGCAGGCAATTAGCCGCTAA
- the rfbD gene encoding dTDP-4-dehydrorhamnose reductase, producing the protein MTNQMQILNVIEKYQPDILINAAAYTSVDKAESEKVMAYAVNDKGSENLAYACVNHKVSLIHISTDFVFDGNQTTPYQPDDRPCPVNVYGDSKLRGERKVAEILGSQATIIRTAWVYSAHGNNFVKTMLRLMAEKEQLGIVYDQVGTPTWAKGLAQMIWNLIEQQTQNTTGADSAQTQILHWTDAGVASWYDFAVAIQELAIEKGLLEKSIPVRPIPAAAYPSPAKRPSFSVIDKTSAEKASQTETVYWRKQLAAMLDELASCD; encoded by the coding sequence ATTACTAACCAGATGCAAATTCTGAATGTTATTGAGAAATATCAACCAGACATATTAATAAATGCAGCGGCATATACATCGGTTGATAAGGCTGAATCAGAAAAAGTGATGGCATACGCCGTCAATGATAAAGGCAGTGAAAATCTCGCGTATGCTTGTGTAAATCACAAAGTGAGCTTGATTCACATCTCAACTGACTTTGTGTTTGATGGCAATCAAACTACACCTTACCAGCCAGATGATCGTCCATGTCCGGTTAACGTTTATGGAGATTCGAAACTGCGCGGTGAGAGAAAAGTAGCGGAAATTCTTGGTAGTCAAGCAACTATTATCCGTACTGCCTGGGTCTATTCCGCGCACGGCAATAACTTTGTAAAAACCATGCTGCGCCTGATGGCAGAGAAAGAGCAACTGGGTATCGTGTACGATCAAGTCGGCACTCCAACCTGGGCCAAAGGCCTGGCTCAGATGATCTGGAACCTGATTGAGCAGCAGACACAAAACACAACCGGTGCTGATTCAGCGCAGACGCAAATTCTGCACTGGACCGATGCTGGTGTTGCATCCTGGTATGATTTTGCAGTAGCAATTCAGGAGCTGGCGATCGAAAAAGGCTTACTCGAAAAATCGATCCCGGTACGCCCGATTCCTGCTGCGGCATACCCAAGCCCGGCCAAACGGCCAAGTTTCAGCGTGATTGATAAAACCAGCGCTGAAAAAGCCAGCCAAACGGAGACCGTTTACTGGCGTAAGCAGCTGGCTGCCATGCTGGATGAACTGGCAAGCTGTGACTAG